One Caretta caretta isolate rCarCar2 chromosome 6, rCarCar1.hap1, whole genome shotgun sequence genomic region harbors:
- the HSD3B7 gene encoding 3 beta-hydroxysteroid dehydrogenase type 7 isoform X1: MALQGGHSGGQPGTPESWEPRAEQGLMEWHRARQVYLVTGGCGFLGSHLVRMLVERSPNVAEVRVFDLQLDPALGQLGTEKVKVNLIRGDISSPTDVGAAVKGADVVIHAASLVDVWGRVPPEKITEVNVHGTKNVIDACIEHGTQYLIYTSSMEVVGPNTKGDPFFRGNEDSAYDALHEQPYPLSKARAERMVIEANGMPLGGGRWLVTCALRPTGIYGEKHPLMKEFYEKGLQTGRRLLRAIPVSTEHGRVYVGNVAWMHVLVARQMQDAPAAIGGQVYFCYDASPYKSYEDFNMEILASCGFRLVGSQPVVPFWLLRCLALANNLIRRLLRPFFSYAPLLNPYTLAVASTTFTVQTDKAQRHFGYQPLYTWEESRARTVAWIQEVDAQREAGK, from the exons ATGGCACTGCAGGGAGGACACAGCGGAGGGCAGCCgggaaccccggagtcctgggagcccagggccgagCAG GGCCTGATGGAGTGGCACCGGGCCCGCCAGGTCTATCTGGTGACGGGCGGCTGCGGGTTTCTGGGCTCCCATCTGGTGCGGATGCTGGTGGAGCGGTCGCCCAACGTGGCCGAGGTCCGTGTCTTCGATCTGCAGCTGGAtccggccctggggcagctggggacaG AGAAGGTGAAGGTGAACCTGATCCGGGGGGACATCAGTAGCCCCACGGACGTTGGGGCTGCCGTGAAGGGGGCGGACGTGGTGATCCACGCAGCCAGCTTGGTGGACGTGTGGGGCAGGGTCCCGCCCGAGAAGATCACAGAGGTGAACGTTCACG gGACCAAGAATGTGATTGACGCCTGCATTGAGCATGGGACCCAGTATCTGATCTACACCAGCAGCATGGAGGTTGTGGGCCCCAACACCAAGGGGGATCCCTTCTTCAG GGGGAATGAGGACTCGGCCTATGATGCCCTGCATGAGCAGCCGTACCCTCTGAGCAAGGCGCGGGCCGAGCGCATGGTCATTGAGGCCAATGGGATGCCT CTGGGGGGTGGTCGATGGCTGGTGACCTGCGCCCTGCGCCCCACGGGGATCTATGGGGAGAAACACCCACTAATGAAGGAATTCTACGAGAAAGGGCTGCAGACGGGACGAAGGCTGCTCCGGGCCATTCCCGTCAGCACCGAGCACGGCCGGGTCTACGTGG GCAACGTGGCCTGGATGCACGTGCTGGTGGCGCGGCAGATGCAGGACGCCCCGGCGGCCATCGGGGGCCAGGTCTACTTCTGCTACGACGCCTCCCCCTACAAGAGCTACGAGGACTTTAACATGGAGATCCTGGCCTCCTGCGGCTTCCGCCTCGTGGGCTCCCAGCCCGTCGTGCCCTTCTGGCTCCTGCGCTGCCTGGCCTTGGCCAACAACCTCATCCGGCGGCTTCTCCGGCCCTTCTTCTCCTACGCCCCCCTGCTCAACCCGTACACCCTGGCCGTGGCCAGCACCACCTTCACGGTGCAGACGGACAAGGCCCAGCGCCACTTCGGCTACCAGCCCCTCTACACCTGGGAGGAGAGCCGAGCCCGCACTGTGGCCTGGATCCAGGAGGTCGACGCCCAGAGAGAGGCGGGGAAGTAG
- the HSD3B7 gene encoding 3 beta-hydroxysteroid dehydrogenase type 7 isoform X2, giving the protein MLTSEEPHGAPEPQGLMEWHRARQVYLVTGGCGFLGSHLVRMLVERSPNVAEVRVFDLQLDPALGQLGTEKVKVNLIRGDISSPTDVGAAVKGADVVIHAASLVDVWGRVPPEKITEVNVHGTKNVIDACIEHGTQYLIYTSSMEVVGPNTKGDPFFRGNEDSAYDALHEQPYPLSKARAERMVIEANGMPLGGGRWLVTCALRPTGIYGEKHPLMKEFYEKGLQTGRRLLRAIPVSTEHGRVYVGNVAWMHVLVARQMQDAPAAIGGQVYFCYDASPYKSYEDFNMEILASCGFRLVGSQPVVPFWLLRCLALANNLIRRLLRPFFSYAPLLNPYTLAVASTTFTVQTDKAQRHFGYQPLYTWEESRARTVAWIQEVDAQREAGK; this is encoded by the exons atgttaacttctgaagagccgcacggcgctccggagccccag GGCCTGATGGAGTGGCACCGGGCCCGCCAGGTCTATCTGGTGACGGGCGGCTGCGGGTTTCTGGGCTCCCATCTGGTGCGGATGCTGGTGGAGCGGTCGCCCAACGTGGCCGAGGTCCGTGTCTTCGATCTGCAGCTGGAtccggccctggggcagctggggacaG AGAAGGTGAAGGTGAACCTGATCCGGGGGGACATCAGTAGCCCCACGGACGTTGGGGCTGCCGTGAAGGGGGCGGACGTGGTGATCCACGCAGCCAGCTTGGTGGACGTGTGGGGCAGGGTCCCGCCCGAGAAGATCACAGAGGTGAACGTTCACG gGACCAAGAATGTGATTGACGCCTGCATTGAGCATGGGACCCAGTATCTGATCTACACCAGCAGCATGGAGGTTGTGGGCCCCAACACCAAGGGGGATCCCTTCTTCAG GGGGAATGAGGACTCGGCCTATGATGCCCTGCATGAGCAGCCGTACCCTCTGAGCAAGGCGCGGGCCGAGCGCATGGTCATTGAGGCCAATGGGATGCCT CTGGGGGGTGGTCGATGGCTGGTGACCTGCGCCCTGCGCCCCACGGGGATCTATGGGGAGAAACACCCACTAATGAAGGAATTCTACGAGAAAGGGCTGCAGACGGGACGAAGGCTGCTCCGGGCCATTCCCGTCAGCACCGAGCACGGCCGGGTCTACGTGG GCAACGTGGCCTGGATGCACGTGCTGGTGGCGCGGCAGATGCAGGACGCCCCGGCGGCCATCGGGGGCCAGGTCTACTTCTGCTACGACGCCTCCCCCTACAAGAGCTACGAGGACTTTAACATGGAGATCCTGGCCTCCTGCGGCTTCCGCCTCGTGGGCTCCCAGCCCGTCGTGCCCTTCTGGCTCCTGCGCTGCCTGGCCTTGGCCAACAACCTCATCCGGCGGCTTCTCCGGCCCTTCTTCTCCTACGCCCCCCTGCTCAACCCGTACACCCTGGCCGTGGCCAGCACCACCTTCACGGTGCAGACGGACAAGGCCCAGCGCCACTTCGGCTACCAGCCCCTCTACACCTGGGAGGAGAGCCGAGCCCGCACTGTGGCCTGGATCCAGGAGGTCGACGCCCAGAGAGAGGCGGGGAAGTAG
- the HSD3B7 gene encoding 3 beta-hydroxysteroid dehydrogenase type 7 isoform X3 yields the protein MEWHRARQVYLVTGGCGFLGSHLVRMLVERSPNVAEVRVFDLQLDPALGQLGTEKVKVNLIRGDISSPTDVGAAVKGADVVIHAASLVDVWGRVPPEKITEVNVHGTKNVIDACIEHGTQYLIYTSSMEVVGPNTKGDPFFRGNEDSAYDALHEQPYPLSKARAERMVIEANGMPLGGGRWLVTCALRPTGIYGEKHPLMKEFYEKGLQTGRRLLRAIPVSTEHGRVYVGNVAWMHVLVARQMQDAPAAIGGQVYFCYDASPYKSYEDFNMEILASCGFRLVGSQPVVPFWLLRCLALANNLIRRLLRPFFSYAPLLNPYTLAVASTTFTVQTDKAQRHFGYQPLYTWEESRARTVAWIQEVDAQREAGK from the exons ATGGAGTGGCACCGGGCCCGCCAGGTCTATCTGGTGACGGGCGGCTGCGGGTTTCTGGGCTCCCATCTGGTGCGGATGCTGGTGGAGCGGTCGCCCAACGTGGCCGAGGTCCGTGTCTTCGATCTGCAGCTGGAtccggccctggggcagctggggacaG AGAAGGTGAAGGTGAACCTGATCCGGGGGGACATCAGTAGCCCCACGGACGTTGGGGCTGCCGTGAAGGGGGCGGACGTGGTGATCCACGCAGCCAGCTTGGTGGACGTGTGGGGCAGGGTCCCGCCCGAGAAGATCACAGAGGTGAACGTTCACG gGACCAAGAATGTGATTGACGCCTGCATTGAGCATGGGACCCAGTATCTGATCTACACCAGCAGCATGGAGGTTGTGGGCCCCAACACCAAGGGGGATCCCTTCTTCAG GGGGAATGAGGACTCGGCCTATGATGCCCTGCATGAGCAGCCGTACCCTCTGAGCAAGGCGCGGGCCGAGCGCATGGTCATTGAGGCCAATGGGATGCCT CTGGGGGGTGGTCGATGGCTGGTGACCTGCGCCCTGCGCCCCACGGGGATCTATGGGGAGAAACACCCACTAATGAAGGAATTCTACGAGAAAGGGCTGCAGACGGGACGAAGGCTGCTCCGGGCCATTCCCGTCAGCACCGAGCACGGCCGGGTCTACGTGG GCAACGTGGCCTGGATGCACGTGCTGGTGGCGCGGCAGATGCAGGACGCCCCGGCGGCCATCGGGGGCCAGGTCTACTTCTGCTACGACGCCTCCCCCTACAAGAGCTACGAGGACTTTAACATGGAGATCCTGGCCTCCTGCGGCTTCCGCCTCGTGGGCTCCCAGCCCGTCGTGCCCTTCTGGCTCCTGCGCTGCCTGGCCTTGGCCAACAACCTCATCCGGCGGCTTCTCCGGCCCTTCTTCTCCTACGCCCCCCTGCTCAACCCGTACACCCTGGCCGTGGCCAGCACCACCTTCACGGTGCAGACGGACAAGGCCCAGCGCCACTTCGGCTACCAGCCCCTCTACACCTGGGAGGAGAGCCGAGCCCGCACTGTGGCCTGGATCCAGGAGGTCGACGCCCAGAGAGAGGCGGGGAAGTAG